The genomic segment CATTCGCGCAAAAAACGGGCTTCATTGGGCCTTTTTTTACCGTTTTGTATGCGATAGCTTGTAGTGTAGACATGATTAAAGTCCTTTTCTGATCATATATTTATAAGGTGTCTGATTTGTGTCACTTGCAATAAGAGTGTGATCCATAAACTCACAAAAACTTGGAATATCTCTGGTTGTTGCTGGGTCGTCAGCGGTAATAAGTAATGTTTCACCTTCAGCCATTTTACGGACTGTCTTACGGATCATCATGACAGGCTCAGGGCAACGTAAACCTAATGCATCTAAATGATGCTGCGCTGTTGAAAATATTTCGCTCATACCCACTCTTATATGCGTCAGACTAACAATAATTGCGCTAATTTTACTCTGCTGAGTCACTGTTGCAAGGGCTTAACCTTAGCTTTATTAGTAAATCGTGAACTAGTACCCATTGTTCCACGTGGAACACGTGTCGTGCTGGCAATAAAAAAAGCCGTACTTCTGTTCAAAGTACGGCTTTTTACAAATTTATTATATCAGCAGAGGTTAGCTTTCTACGCGCTCAAAAATAGTCGCAATACCTTGGCCTAAACCAATACACATGGTTGCTAAACCATATTTAGCATCTTTAGCTTCCATTAAGTTAATCAAAGTCGTTGAGATACGTGTACCAGAGCAGCCTAATGGGTGGCCTAATGCAATTGCACCGCCGTTTAAGTTAACTTTCTCGTCAACCACATCGGTTAGACCTAAGTCTTTAACACATGGAAGAGACTGAGCAGCGAATGCTTCATTTAGCTCAATTACATCCATATCATCTACAGTTAAACCTGCACGCTTAAGTGCTTTTTTAGTTGCAGGCACAGGACCGTAACCCATGATTGCAGCATCACAACCTGCAACAGCCATTGAACGGATACGTGCACGAATAGGCAAACCTAACGCTTTAGCTTTTTCTTCTTCCATAACTAACATTGCAGAAGCGCCATCAGATAAGGCTGAAGAAGTACCCGCTGTTACTGTTCCGTTAGCAGGATCAAAAGCTGGGCGTAAACCTGATAAGGACTCAAGTGAAGTTTCTGGACGGATGACTTCATCGTGGCTTACTTTAATCAAAGCGCCATTAGCATCATGACCTTCAATTGGCACAATTTCATTGTCAAATCGACCTTCAACCGTTGCTGCGTGTGCACGTTGGTGTGAACGCACAGCAAATGCATCTTGTTGTTCACGGGTGATGCCATGCATTTTTCCAAGCATTTCAGCTGTTAAGCCCATCATGCCTGAGGCTTTAGCTACATTGCTCGCTAGGCCTGGATGGAAGTCAACACCGTGGTTCATTGGTACGTGACCCATATGTTCAACAC from the Shewanella japonica genome contains:
- the tusA gene encoding sulfurtransferase TusA, whose translation is MSEIFSTAQHHLDALGLRCPEPVMMIRKTVRKMAEGETLLITADDPATTRDIPSFCEFMDHTLIASDTNQTPYKYMIRKGL
- the fadA gene encoding acetyl-CoA C-acyltransferase FadA, with amino-acid sequence MKNAVIVDCIRTPMGRSKAGVFRNVRAETLSAELMKSLLSRNSQLDPNEIEDVIWGCVQQTLEQGFNIARNAALLAGIPKTAGAVTVNRLCGSSMDALHQAARAIMTGQGDTFIVGGVEHMGHVPMNHGVDFHPGLASNVAKASGMMGLTAEMLGKMHGITREQQDAFAVRSHQRAHAATVEGRFDNEIVPIEGHDANGALIKVSHDEVIRPETSLESLSGLRPAFDPANGTVTAGTSSALSDGASAMLVMEEEKAKALGLPIRARIRSMAVAGCDAAIMGYGPVPATKKALKRAGLTVDDMDVIELNEAFAAQSLPCVKDLGLTDVVDEKVNLNGGAIALGHPLGCSGTRISTTLINLMEAKDAKYGLATMCIGLGQGIATIFERVES